A genomic window from Leptospira bandrabouensis includes:
- a CDS encoding TrmH family RNA methyltransferase, which yields MSGKRPIKISVRNAEFQVLSALRTNRSKRSQEKEVFVEGTEGIKQLIEAGWEITRILFSDGMKLSHWGESVLQKFSFAKQIEISPDLFGELSEKENPSELMVTAKIRQYDFSDLKFEKKDKPFYLLFDRPSDLGNFGSILRSADAFQVDAVFVLGHSIDVYDPKVVRASLGSLFHTKLIFVESLSRWETFLKTEKERCGLQVVGTDSLGSQSLGNQNLKPPILIILGNEAKGMSVHLKSLCDTIVNIPMFGVVNSLNVSCAGSILLWEVRKNAKSLQ from the coding sequence ATGAGTGGTAAACGACCTATTAAAATCAGCGTCAGAAATGCTGAATTTCAGGTTCTATCAGCTTTACGAACCAATCGTTCCAAACGAAGCCAAGAAAAAGAAGTTTTTGTTGAAGGAACGGAAGGCATAAAACAGCTGATAGAGGCTGGTTGGGAAATCACTCGTATTTTATTTAGCGATGGTATGAAGTTATCCCATTGGGGAGAATCAGTGTTACAGAAATTTTCTTTTGCCAAACAAATCGAAATATCTCCCGATTTGTTTGGAGAACTTTCTGAAAAAGAAAACCCATCGGAGTTGATGGTGACTGCAAAAATCAGACAGTATGATTTTTCTGATTTAAAATTTGAAAAAAAGGATAAACCTTTTTATCTACTTTTTGATAGGCCTAGCGACTTGGGTAACTTTGGTTCCATTTTACGTTCTGCCGATGCTTTCCAAGTGGATGCTGTTTTTGTTTTAGGACATTCCATTGATGTTTATGACCCCAAGGTAGTTCGTGCAAGCCTAGGGAGTTTGTTTCACACAAAATTAATTTTTGTGGAATCACTTTCCAGATGGGAGACTTTTCTCAAAACAGAAAAAGAAAGGTGTGGTCTTCAGGTTGTTGGAACCGATTCCTTGGGATCTCAATCTTTAGGAAATCAAAATTTAAAACCACCGATTCTTATCATTTTAGGAAATGAGGCCAAAGGAATGAGCGTTCACTTAAAATCTTTATGTGACACAATTGTCAACATACCTATGTTTGGTGTAGTGAATTCGCTCAATGTCTCTTGTGCAGGTTCTATTTTACTTTGGGAAGTAAGAAAAAACGCCAAAAGTCTTCAGTAA
- a CDS encoding FAD-dependent oxidoreductase: MTSYPNLLSPLSLGFTTLRNRTIMGSMHTGLEEAPNGYERMAAFYGERAKGGVALIVTGGIAPNEAGRVSRGGGVMDTEEEAKHHRVVTDAVHKEGGKIALQILHTGRYGYHDKIVGASNLRAPINMFKPHPLTEEEIFQTIEDFARCSELAKLAGYDGVEIMGSEGYLINQFIAKRTNNRTDGWGGSFENRIKFPIEIIKAVRKRVGTDFIIIYRLSMLDLVEEGGNIDEVLFLAKEIEKAGATIINTGIGWHEARIPTIAMMVPRAAFTWVTAKVKGHVNIPLVTSNRINTPEVAESVLSRGDADLVSMARPFLADAFFVNKAAAGKAAEINTCIACNQACLDHIFQGKICSCLVNPRACHETELVIEKTSHPKKIAVVGAGPGGMACSTTLAERGHSVTLYDAGEELGGQLNIARRIPGKEEFKETIRYFGEMVKKHGVQLKLNTYVSAEDLIKQGFDEVVLATGVIPRTPEIPGIKGENVLSYVDVVLKGKPVGKKAVVMGAGGIGYDVSLLLTDAGHPFTKENYLKEWGINQEITKDGGLGTKETPRSDREVTMLKRSNSKFGSTLGKTTGWIHKTTLEDRKVTQISGVSYKSIEADGIVIEVKGETKKIPCDTVVVCAGQDPNRTLLEPLQKANIPVHLIGGADLASELDAKRAIDQGTRLAVTI, from the coding sequence ATGACATCTTATCCCAATCTTTTGTCCCCTTTATCGCTTGGATTCACGACGTTACGAAATAGGACCATCATGGGTTCTATGCACACGGGTCTTGAGGAAGCTCCCAACGGTTATGAACGAATGGCTGCCTTTTACGGAGAGAGGGCCAAGGGAGGAGTTGCACTGATCGTCACTGGTGGAATTGCTCCCAATGAAGCGGGCCGAGTTTCCCGTGGTGGAGGGGTGATGGATACGGAAGAAGAGGCAAAACACCATAGAGTGGTGACAGATGCTGTCCACAAAGAAGGTGGCAAAATTGCCTTGCAGATCCTTCACACAGGCCGTTATGGTTATCATGATAAAATTGTAGGGGCTTCCAACTTAAGGGCTCCTATCAATATGTTCAAACCTCACCCCTTAACAGAAGAGGAGATTTTTCAAACCATAGAAGATTTTGCCCGATGCTCCGAATTGGCTAAGTTAGCTGGTTATGATGGAGTAGAGATTATGGGGAGTGAGGGTTACCTCATCAACCAATTCATCGCAAAACGAACCAATAACCGCACTGATGGATGGGGGGGAAGTTTTGAAAATAGAATTAAGTTCCCTATTGAAATTATAAAGGCAGTTCGTAAACGTGTAGGGACTGATTTTATTATTATATATCGTTTGTCTATGTTAGATCTAGTTGAAGAAGGTGGTAATATCGACGAAGTTCTTTTTTTAGCGAAGGAAATCGAAAAAGCAGGAGCAACGATTATCAATACAGGAATTGGCTGGCATGAAGCTCGGATTCCTACCATTGCTATGATGGTTCCTCGTGCGGCATTTACATGGGTAACTGCTAAAGTCAAAGGCCATGTGAACATTCCTTTAGTTACTTCAAACCGAATTAACACTCCTGAAGTTGCGGAATCTGTTTTATCTCGTGGAGATGCAGATTTGGTTTCTATGGCAAGGCCATTCCTTGCGGATGCTTTTTTTGTTAATAAAGCTGCCGCAGGAAAAGCTGCCGAGATTAATACCTGTATTGCTTGTAACCAAGCTTGTCTCGATCATATTTTCCAAGGAAAAATCTGCAGTTGTTTGGTGAACCCAAGAGCCTGTCATGAAACGGAACTGGTGATTGAGAAAACCTCCCATCCTAAAAAGATTGCGGTAGTGGGAGCAGGTCCTGGAGGAATGGCTTGTTCTACAACACTTGCAGAACGTGGACATTCTGTAACTTTGTATGATGCCGGTGAGGAACTTGGTGGTCAATTGAATATCGCTCGTCGAATCCCAGGTAAAGAAGAGTTTAAAGAAACCATCCGTTATTTTGGTGAAATGGTAAAAAAACATGGAGTGCAACTGAAACTAAATACTTACGTTTCTGCGGAAGACCTCATTAAACAAGGGTTTGATGAAGTTGTTCTTGCCACTGGTGTTATTCCAAGAACTCCTGAAATTCCAGGAATTAAGGGAGAAAATGTTTTAAGTTATGTGGATGTGGTTCTGAAAGGTAAACCGGTAGGAAAAAAAGCTGTCGTTATGGGAGCTGGTGGTATTGGTTACGATGTAAGTTTATTACTAACTGATGCAGGCCATCCCTTTACTAAAGAAAATTATTTAAAAGAATGGGGTATTAACCAAGAGATCACAAAGGACGGGGGGCTCGGTACGAAAGAAACTCCACGTTCAGACCGTGAAGTGACAATGTTGAAAAGGTCCAATAGTAAATTTGGTTCCACTCTTGGCAAAACGACTGGTTGGATTCATAAAACCACTCTAGAAGATCGTAAGGTAACCCAAATTTCTGGTGTCAGTTATAAATCAATAGAAGCAGATGGAATTGTCATCGAAGTAAAAGGTGAAACCAAAAAAATTCCATGTGATACAGTTGTGGTTTGTGCGGGACAAGATCCAAACCGAACCCTTTTGGAACCACTGCAAAAAGCCAATATCCCCGTCCATTTAATAGGTGGAGCGGATTTAGCTTCCGAACTTGATGCGAAACGTGCCATTGACCAGGGAACAAGGCTTGCTGTTACCATTTAA
- a CDS encoding response regulator has product METGTKNKKNAILFVDDESIILLSMKSQVKQHFGERYKYLTAENANEAWELLQELEGEGKSVSIIISDWSMPGMNGDEFLRKVHKTYPQIEKVIITGFADQKSIEDLNSEIGPISCLKKPWDEEELISTISHAMHD; this is encoded by the coding sequence ATTGAGACTGGAACTAAAAATAAAAAAAATGCGATTCTCTTTGTAGATGATGAATCCATAATATTACTAAGTATGAAGTCTCAAGTAAAACAACATTTCGGAGAAAGATATAAATATCTAACTGCCGAAAACGCAAATGAGGCTTGGGAATTGCTTCAGGAGTTGGAAGGAGAAGGCAAATCAGTTTCGATCATTATTTCTGACTGGTCCATGCCTGGGATGAATGGCGATGAGTTTTTAAGAAAGGTTCACAAAACTTATCCACAGATCGAAAAAGTCATCATCACCGGATTTGCAGACCAAAAATCGATTGAAGATTTGAACTCAGAAATTGGTCCTATTTCTTGTTTGAAAAAACCCTGGGATGAAGAGGAGTTAATTTCAACCATCTCCCACGCGATGCATGACTAA
- a CDS encoding PAS domain S-box protein, which translates to MNVSSTAMIVLNPLGQIRYANPASESVLGIKLNDILSRTYDAPEWKNTSLDGGPWREEDQPFNVVLKTKKPVTDIRHAIEDASGNKKYLSINGSPVFDKSGEISLLVFLITDITENVVKQKKIEYDESKYRTITELSLSMVYDMDVQTGENIWGGAIQEITGYSEDEYQKFGYKEWLDCIHQDDRETTLQAFEEALSNHKKFTVEYRYKTKTGKYIYIEDNGIFLYNEKGEAYRMFGAMIDRTKQIEANIALKESESRLVMALDAAKMGIWSWDIKAKTIYWSPQTYRIYGFPGENFEVTENLFLELTHKDDLELLAKETSLLMEDLDRTAYRLRNRINHPDGKVHWVEALGKITRSEDGTPINMRGTVLDITEIKLNEEALRISDERFEAFYQFSTEAFLIFDENGLIAKDSNFAFQKLFGYDLEDTSKLKIRNLLSISSLRKIREMIAANRTGSIEIVCRKKNGDFFPALVSIKRFLYKNSNSIAYSIFDLSPLKEVEELRLINSEIRDKNDLIEKQKLELESAFENLKRTQEQLIQSEKLAALGQLIAGIAHEINNPIGAVKASNQNMLDWQKRYGLASQLFREAILSVPQTEQKIVKSILANLDQPIEFYTGREERLRKKRNKEIFLADGFDLRSAEEFAENWVELGIGEIDPSYLPLFRSHYIKVFLDYLSLEIQFRRNTRSIQLAVDRVSKIMYALKNFSHFDTTGKKNLASIPDTIETVLTIYQNQLKRGINLVKDFDPVAPIECYPDDLLHVWTNLIYNALQAMSFDGNLEIAVKDRGSEILVSLKDSGPGIPKEIQSKIFEPFFTTKAPGEGSGLGLDIVNKIVKRHAGRIELTSVPGETIFFIYLPKQS; encoded by the coding sequence ATGAATGTCAGTTCTACTGCTATGATCGTTCTCAATCCTCTAGGGCAGATTCGGTATGCCAATCCTGCTTCAGAATCGGTCCTTGGGATTAAATTAAATGATATTCTTTCCAGGACCTATGATGCCCCTGAATGGAAAAATACTTCTTTGGATGGAGGGCCTTGGAGAGAGGAAGACCAACCTTTTAATGTTGTATTAAAGACCAAAAAGCCTGTCACAGACATTCGCCATGCGATAGAAGATGCCTCCGGTAACAAAAAATACTTATCTATTAATGGTTCTCCTGTTTTTGACAAATCAGGAGAAATTTCCCTTCTTGTTTTTTTAATAACAGACATTACAGAAAATGTTGTAAAACAAAAAAAAATAGAATATGACGAATCCAAATACAGGACCATCACCGAACTTTCGTTAAGTATGGTATATGATATGGATGTGCAGACTGGAGAGAATATTTGGGGTGGGGCGATCCAAGAAATCACAGGTTATTCAGAAGATGAATACCAAAAATTCGGATATAAAGAATGGTTAGATTGCATTCATCAGGATGATAGGGAGACAACTTTACAAGCCTTCGAGGAAGCTTTATCTAACCACAAAAAATTCACAGTAGAATATCGTTATAAGACTAAAACTGGAAAATATATTTATATAGAAGATAATGGTATTTTTCTCTATAATGAGAAAGGGGAAGCCTATCGCATGTTTGGTGCCATGATTGATAGAACCAAACAAATAGAAGCAAATATTGCCTTAAAAGAATCAGAGTCTAGACTTGTGATGGCGCTCGATGCTGCCAAAATGGGAATTTGGAGTTGGGACATAAAAGCAAAAACGATTTATTGGTCACCTCAAACCTATCGTATCTATGGATTTCCTGGCGAAAATTTTGAGGTTACAGAGAACCTATTTTTAGAACTTACTCACAAAGATGATTTGGAGTTATTAGCCAAAGAAACATCACTTCTCATGGAAGATTTAGATCGTACTGCTTATCGTTTGCGAAATAGAATCAATCATCCTGATGGGAAAGTACATTGGGTGGAAGCCCTTGGAAAAATTACTAGATCCGAAGATGGTACACCTATCAATATGAGAGGTACTGTTCTCGACATAACAGAGATAAAATTAAATGAAGAGGCGCTACGAATTTCGGATGAAAGGTTTGAAGCTTTTTATCAGTTTTCTACAGAAGCATTTTTGATTTTTGATGAAAATGGACTAATCGCAAAGGATTCAAATTTTGCATTCCAAAAGTTATTTGGTTATGACTTGGAAGACACATCTAAATTAAAAATTCGAAATCTTTTGTCGATCTCCTCTCTTCGCAAAATTCGTGAAATGATTGCAGCTAACCGAACCGGCTCCATTGAAATTGTTTGTCGTAAGAAAAATGGAGATTTTTTTCCAGCTCTGGTTTCTATCAAAAGGTTTCTGTATAAAAATAGTAATTCAATTGCTTATAGTATTTTTGATTTGAGTCCATTGAAAGAGGTGGAGGAACTACGCCTCATCAATTCGGAAATAAGAGATAAAAACGATTTAATCGAAAAACAAAAACTAGAATTAGAATCCGCTTTTGAAAATTTAAAAAGAACACAAGAACAGCTCATCCAATCAGAAAAACTTGCAGCTTTAGGTCAGCTCATTGCAGGGATAGCCCACGAAATAAATAATCCTATCGGTGCAGTAAAAGCCTCGAATCAAAATATGTTGGATTGGCAAAAACGTTATGGTCTTGCCTCCCAATTGTTTCGGGAAGCCATACTTTCTGTGCCCCAAACAGAACAAAAAATTGTTAAATCGATACTTGCCAATCTGGATCAACCGATTGAATTTTATACGGGTAGAGAAGAACGTTTACGTAAAAAAAGAAACAAAGAAATATTTTTGGCAGATGGTTTTGATTTGCGAAGTGCGGAAGAATTTGCAGAAAATTGGGTGGAACTTGGAATCGGAGAAATTGATCCGAGTTATTTACCTCTATTTCGATCTCATTATATAAAAGTATTTTTAGATTATTTATCACTGGAAATTCAATTTAGAAGAAACACAAGATCCATTCAATTGGCAGTGGATCGAGTTTCTAAAATTATGTATGCTTTGAAAAATTTTTCACATTTTGATACAACAGGAAAAAAGAATCTAGCATCCATTCCGGATACCATTGAAACTGTACTCACGATATACCAAAACCAATTAAAACGAGGAATCAATTTAGTTAAAGATTTTGATCCAGTAGCACCTATTGAATGTTATCCGGATGATTTATTACATGTATGGACTAATTTGATTTATAATGCCTTACAAGCAATGTCATTTGATGGTAATTTAGAAATTGCCGTGAAAGATCGAGGTTCGGAAATTTTAGTATCATTAAAGGATTCGGGGCCAGGAATTCCGAAAGAAATCCAATCAAAAATATTTGAACCTTTTTTTACTACCAAAGCGCCTGGGGAAGGAAGTGGACTTGGACTTGACATTGTGAATAAAATAGTCAAACGCCATGCTGGGAGGATTGAGCTAACATCCGTTCCAGGTGAAACTATATTTTTTATATATCTGCCTAAACAGAGTTAG
- a CDS encoding SDR family NAD(P)-dependent oxidoreductase gives MELKNKRIVITGAGSGIGKETVLQMLKYDGVKILACDLNEKNIPVHPNVIPYQGDVSQKESLDQLLTTADKKIGGIDIFYANAGFAYYEVIKNADWDRIDRIYRTNVFSPLYTLVTLNLTRKEPFFFIVTASAMSHLALPGYATYSSTKAAVRSFIDAYRFELKPGNRVMVVYPIATRTKFFDSAGKQVPVPFPSQSAETVAKKVVKGIRCNAKEVYPSFLFRFIQILDRFLFLILPIYQKIEAGKLDSLKK, from the coding sequence ATGGAACTAAAAAACAAAAGAATCGTGATCACTGGCGCAGGGTCTGGAATTGGCAAAGAAACCGTTTTGCAGATGTTAAAGTATGATGGCGTCAAGATTCTTGCCTGTGATTTAAACGAAAAAAATATACCGGTCCATCCAAATGTAATTCCTTACCAAGGTGACGTTTCCCAAAAAGAAAGTTTAGACCAACTCTTGACAACGGCAGATAAAAAAATTGGTGGAATTGATATTTTTTATGCGAATGCAGGTTTTGCTTATTATGAGGTCATAAAAAATGCGGATTGGGATCGAATTGATCGTATCTATCGAACAAACGTTTTCTCACCACTATATACATTGGTTACATTAAACTTAACGAGAAAAGAACCATTTTTCTTTATTGTAACCGCCTCGGCAATGAGTCATTTGGCCTTACCAGGTTATGCTACGTATTCTTCCACAAAAGCTGCGGTACGTTCTTTTATCGACGCCTACCGTTTTGAATTAAAACCAGGAAATCGGGTGATGGTTGTGTATCCCATAGCAACAAGAACGAAGTTCTTTGATTCAGCTGGCAAACAAGTTCCCGTTCCTTTTCCTAGCCAATCAGCGGAAACTGTGGCCAAAAAGGTGGTGAAAGGGATCAGGTGCAATGCGAAAGAAGTATATCCTTCCTTTTTATTCCGATTCATCCAGATCTTAGATCGTTTTTTGTTTTTGATCCTTCCGATTTACCAAAAAATCGAGGCAGGTAAATTGGATTCCCTAAAAAAATAA
- a CDS encoding PP2C family protein-serine/threonine phosphatase, with amino-acid sequence MAMIFDRIFKFIYKYISYSFAIVFFSLLGAFFGAFYAYFFGSALIPDFTTENHPQVVWVFLITTGIAAIGHSVEFGILSPLGFFGFRSDTKKLNTILKPNETIRHKDILVLESLLNTIINFPKENMYAAFRYALFIFISVSITHFIYKHPLYELALIFVGWLTAAFVYGGFSYIISDYFTGAKRVEIKKILSFRDVTIHKNYGIMSLKGKFIFLLILILLSLSVLAVFISFGNASLIKISAFITMTFFEAVILIFMFFQSINLTLEQINESANSLASGGSGSLPILSIDKEFIQFAENFEKATREVGRIRENLQELVEAKTSELRNSLETVEFLKKQQDGDYFLTSLLIKPLSLNKTLGTNVKTDFFIKQKKTFTFHGRENEIGGDICITRTVSLRGKDYTFFLNADAMGKSLQGAGGVLVLGAAVQSILERSLAVESVKQLYAERWIKNSFQELHHIFESFDCSMLVSMVMGLIDDETGLVYYINAEHPWSVLYRNEKSEFIKTNSELRKLGTPFKENALEISTLQLIPGDILILGSDGRDDIEFVSQAEYRKINHDEELFLHHVENGKGDLEKIYKSILDMGELTDDLSLMRISFKEHISLPPRSIRKESYELMRKARSSIKENHFENAKDYLIEANKINPENQEILRALIRLLVRIKDYKLASEKFNTYIEEFPGDTDLIYLASFTYKQTKEYGKAIDMGERIRLRNPGHLANLLRLVQLYLLVGNVSKAEKTLNLASLLAADSKRLVSLKSEIETLRKKVIH; translated from the coding sequence ATGGCCATGATTTTTGATCGTATTTTCAAATTCATCTATAAGTATATCTCCTATAGTTTTGCGATCGTATTCTTTTCTCTTTTGGGTGCCTTTTTTGGAGCGTTTTACGCCTATTTTTTTGGTTCCGCCCTCATTCCCGACTTTACCACAGAAAACCATCCCCAAGTGGTTTGGGTTTTTTTAATCACAACTGGAATTGCAGCAATTGGCCATAGTGTCGAATTTGGAATTCTTAGCCCTCTTGGGTTTTTCGGTTTCCGTTCTGATACAAAGAAACTTAATACCATCTTAAAACCTAACGAAACGATTCGGCACAAAGATATTTTAGTTTTGGAAAGTTTACTAAATACAATCATCAATTTCCCCAAAGAAAATATGTATGCAGCCTTTCGATACGCACTCTTTATTTTTATTTCAGTTTCTATTACTCATTTCATCTACAAACATCCATTATACGAACTTGCTCTTATTTTTGTAGGTTGGCTAACGGCAGCATTTGTTTATGGAGGATTTTCCTATATCATCTCCGATTATTTTACGGGAGCCAAACGAGTAGAGATTAAAAAAATTCTATCGTTTCGCGATGTTACCATTCATAAAAATTATGGAATCATGAGTTTAAAAGGAAAATTCATTTTCTTATTAATTCTAATTTTACTTTCCCTTAGTGTTCTTGCTGTATTTATTTCCTTTGGTAACGCAAGCCTTATCAAAATTTCAGCCTTCATTACTATGACATTTTTTGAAGCCGTCATCCTTATCTTTATGTTTTTTCAATCCATCAATTTAACGTTAGAACAAATCAATGAATCAGCCAATAGTTTGGCTAGCGGTGGAAGCGGATCTCTGCCTATTTTATCGATCGATAAAGAATTCATCCAATTTGCAGAAAATTTTGAAAAAGCCACAAGAGAGGTAGGAAGAATCAGGGAGAACTTACAGGAATTAGTCGAGGCAAAAACATCCGAACTAAGAAACAGTTTAGAAACTGTTGAGTTTTTAAAAAAACAACAAGACGGGGATTATTTTTTAACTTCTTTATTAATTAAACCTTTAAGTTTAAACAAAACTCTAGGAACCAATGTAAAAACTGATTTTTTTATCAAACAAAAGAAAACTTTCACCTTCCATGGAAGAGAAAACGAAATTGGTGGAGATATTTGTATAACAAGAACTGTTTCACTTCGTGGCAAAGATTATACATTTTTTTTAAATGCAGACGCAATGGGGAAGTCTCTGCAGGGTGCTGGAGGGGTTCTTGTCCTCGGTGCTGCTGTTCAGTCCATTTTAGAAAGGTCTTTAGCCGTAGAGTCAGTAAAACAATTGTATGCAGAACGATGGATTAAAAACTCATTCCAAGAACTTCACCATATTTTTGAAAGTTTCGACTGTTCGATGTTAGTTTCTATGGTAATGGGACTTATTGACGACGAAACAGGCTTGGTATATTATATAAACGCAGAACATCCTTGGTCCGTATTATATCGTAACGAAAAATCAGAATTTATCAAAACAAACTCAGAACTTAGAAAATTAGGAACTCCCTTTAAAGAAAATGCTTTAGAGATTTCCACCTTACAATTGATTCCCGGTGATATCCTCATTCTTGGTTCTGACGGCCGCGATGATATTGAATTTGTTTCACAAGCAGAATACAGAAAAATCAATCATGACGAAGAATTATTTTTACATCATGTGGAAAATGGAAAAGGAGATTTAGAAAAAATTTACAAATCAATTCTAGATATGGGAGAACTAACAGATGATTTAAGTTTAATGAGGATTTCCTTTAAAGAACATATTTCACTTCCACCTAGGTCCATCAGGAAAGAATCTTATGAACTCATGAGAAAAGCAAGATCTAGTATTAAAGAAAATCATTTTGAAAATGCGAAAGATTACTTAATCGAAGCAAACAAAATTAATCCCGAAAACCAAGAAATACTCAGAGCACTCATTCGTCTTTTAGTGCGGATAAAAGATTACAAATTAGCTTCTGAAAAATTTAATACATATATAGAAGAATTTCCAGGAGATACAGACCTAATTTATTTAGCATCCTTCACCTACAAACAAACCAAAGAATACGGAAAGGCCATTGATATGGGTGAGAGGATTCGATTACGAAATCCAGGTCACCTTGCAAATTTACTTCGTCTAGTACAACTTTATCTTTTAGTGGGAAATGTATCAAAAGCAGAAAAAACCTTAAACCTGGCCTCCCTTCTCGCAGCTGATTCCAAAAGACTGGTTAGTTTAAAATCAGAAATTGAAACCTTGCGAAAGAAAGTGATTCATTAA
- a CDS encoding PAS domain-containing sensor histidine kinase: protein MESFTQNSSLSFAQFADKLPFGILVFHSPTSEFSLESKLVYTNPIAKTFFALPKVNQIQPSIKEIFPNLQKEGFLSQILSGLSKKNNSKIYLNAELLTNKKFENKKLYSLFAEELSENHFHLIIQEVTERSFAEKSFYENEFRLNHVLKTMINGVVVTNLEGQIIYANESAANILSLSIDNIQNKYFSGKEWRQIRDDGSPLPKEELPLAEALGKQKTVYNFEHGLVSDGEKIKWLSINAAPLFDEIGNLEGATASFLDITELKNTEHRIQSKNKKLKAILDAIERSAIVSVTDTKGIIQRVNQKFIQISGYTEKELVGFDHRKLNSQFHPKEFWEKMWKDILSGIPWEGVIRNKSKDGNFFWLQTFIHPLYDSNNSIESFLSIRFNITEEVEALENTNRMLHFTGIQNSKLQNFAYIVSHNIRQHSSNFTSLIDLLEESPTEEERKNIVKMLHASSEKLNETITHLNDIISINQMLNKPVELCSMEEEIQKTLNILKGSIESRNIEVFLDLEDHLELKIIPAYLESILLNLVSNAVKYVRLKKGAFIKISSKKLPGQVQLTVEDNGLGINLEKHGNKIFGMFKTFHKNEDARGIGLFITKSQVEVLGGTISVESKEGIGSKFTVFFPENPNLVVPF, encoded by the coding sequence ATGGAATCGTTCACTCAAAACAGTAGTTTATCTTTTGCACAATTTGCTGATAAACTACCTTTTGGTATCCTTGTCTTCCATTCTCCGACTTCCGAGTTTTCGTTAGAAAGTAAGTTAGTTTATACAAACCCAATCGCAAAAACCTTCTTTGCACTTCCCAAAGTGAACCAAATCCAACCTTCGATAAAGGAAATTTTCCCAAACTTACAAAAAGAAGGATTCCTTTCCCAAATTCTCTCTGGCCTATCCAAAAAGAATAATTCAAAAATATATTTGAATGCGGAACTATTAACGAACAAAAAATTCGAAAACAAAAAACTCTACTCACTTTTTGCAGAAGAACTTTCAGAAAACCATTTTCATCTTATCATACAAGAAGTCACAGAACGATCGTTTGCTGAAAAATCTTTTTATGAAAACGAATTTAGGTTAAACCATGTTTTAAAAACAATGATCAATGGAGTTGTTGTAACAAACTTGGAAGGACAAATCATTTATGCCAATGAAAGTGCGGCTAATATTTTATCCCTAAGTATCGATAATATTCAAAACAAATATTTTTCAGGTAAAGAATGGCGTCAAATTCGTGATGACGGTTCTCCTTTGCCAAAGGAAGAACTACCATTAGCCGAGGCACTAGGAAAACAGAAAACAGTATATAATTTCGAACACGGACTTGTCTCCGATGGAGAAAAGATCAAATGGTTAAGTATCAATGCAGCTCCTCTTTTTGACGAAATAGGAAATTTAGAAGGGGCTACAGCGAGTTTTCTTGATATCACAGAATTAAAAAACACGGAACATAGGATCCAATCCAAAAATAAAAAACTAAAAGCCATCCTCGATGCCATAGAAAGGTCTGCGATAGTCAGTGTTACTGACACAAAAGGTATCATACAAAGAGTAAACCAAAAGTTTATACAAATCTCCGGTTATACAGAAAAGGAACTTGTAGGTTTCGACCATAGAAAACTCAATTCACAATTTCATCCCAAAGAGTTTTGGGAAAAAATGTGGAAAGACATTCTATCTGGTATTCCTTGGGAAGGAGTCATTCGTAACAAGTCCAAAGACGGTAATTTTTTCTGGTTACAAACATTCATCCATCCCTTGTACGATTCCAATAATTCAATAGAATCTTTTTTATCGATACGGTTTAATATCACTGAAGAAGTGGAAGCACTAGAAAATACAAATCGGATGTTACATTTTACTGGAATCCAAAATAGTAAATTACAAAACTTTGCTTATATTGTATCTCATAACATACGCCAACATTCATCCAACTTTACCTCTTTAATCGACTTATTAGAAGAGAGTCCAACAGAGGAAGAAAGAAAGAACATTGTCAAAATGTTACATGCATCTTCAGAGAAACTAAATGAAACCATCACTCACCTAAACGACATTATTTCGATTAACCAAATGTTAAACAAACCAGTGGAACTTTGTTCCATGGAAGAGGAAATTCAAAAAACCTTAAACATACTAAAGGGATCTATTGAATCACGAAACATAGAAGTGTTTTTGGATTTGGAAGATCACTTAGAACTTAAAATCATTCCTGCTTATTTGGAAAGTATTCTCTTAAACTTGGTTTCCAACGCGGTTAAGTATGTGCGTTTAAAGAAAGGAGCCTTCATTAAAATTAGTTCCAAAAAGTTACCAGGCCAAGTGCAGTTGACTGTCGAGGATAATGGGCTTGGAATCAATTTAGAGAAACACGGTAACAAAATTTTTGGAATGTTTAAGACATTTCATAAAAACGAAGACGCTCGAGGGATTGGGCTTTTTATCACCAAATCTCAAGTGGAAGTTCTTGGCGGAACCATATCTGTGGAGAGTAAGGAAGGGATTGGTTCTAAATTTACAGTATTCTTTCCCGAAAATCCCAACCTGGTGGTTCCCTTCTAA